From Halapricum desulfuricans, a single genomic window includes:
- a CDS encoding carbohydrate ABC transporter permease, translating into MSDSEHPDLAAQEQMDEEPELDRGVVEAWAARMISNPDRAYKSAFYVATIFFLVTTLFPFYWLLMVALTPSNDLNQVGVLTPGGFNPGVFVDVFLEYGVPFQRFLFNSFLIAVVSTVLVLFVASLAGYVFGRLQFRGKNVMLLAVLVVSFFPPAAFFVPLNRLFNTNFDVLRPLMADGSLYNTPYAIIIPVSALYLPLSIFILMTFYSQIPDGLEDAARVEGTTRVGALFRVIAPLSAPGVATAGVLTFITVYNEYFFSSLMTSGAAEDWGPMLEGILAFRGQYEVLFNVMGAASIIAVLPVAILVIVAQDKIVSGLTQGGLKE; encoded by the coding sequence ATGAGCGACTCGGAACACCCGGATCTGGCAGCACAGGAACAGATGGACGAAGAGCCCGAGCTCGATCGGGGCGTCGTCGAGGCCTGGGCCGCCAGGATGATATCCAATCCCGACCGAGCCTACAAGAGCGCGTTCTACGTCGCGACGATATTCTTCCTCGTCACGACGCTGTTCCCGTTCTACTGGTTGCTCATGGTGGCGCTCACCCCGAGCAACGACCTCAACCAGGTCGGCGTCCTCACGCCCGGCGGGTTCAATCCGGGAGTGTTCGTCGACGTGTTCCTCGAATACGGCGTCCCATTCCAGCGGTTCCTGTTCAACAGCTTCCTGATCGCGGTCGTCTCGACAGTGCTGGTGTTGTTCGTCGCGAGCCTCGCCGGCTACGTGTTCGGCCGCCTCCAGTTCCGCGGGAAGAACGTGATGCTGCTGGCCGTGCTGGTGGTGTCCTTTTTCCCGCCAGCGGCGTTTTTCGTCCCGCTGAACCGGCTGTTCAACACGAACTTCGACGTGCTTCGGCCGCTGATGGCTGACGGGTCGCTGTACAACACGCCGTACGCGATCATCATTCCCGTCTCGGCGCTGTATCTGCCACTGTCGATCTTCATCCTGATGACGTTCTACTCGCAGATCCCGGACGGCCTCGAGGACGCCGCTCGCGTCGAAGGGACGACCCGGGTCGGCGCGCTCTTCCGGGTGATCGCCCCACTGTCGGCCCCCGGCGTCGCGACCGCCGGTGTGTTGACGTTCATCACGGTCTACAACGAGTACTTCTTCTCGTCGCTGATGACCAGCGGGGCGGCAGAAGACTGGGGACCGATGCTCGAAGGGATCCTCGCGTTCCGGGGTCAGTACGAGGTGTTGTTCAACGTGATGGGTGCAGCGAGCATCATCGCGGTGTTACCGGTCGCAATACTGGTTATCGTCGCACAGGACAAGATCGTCAGCGGACTCACACAAGGCGGACTCAAGGAGTGA
- a CDS encoding carbohydrate ABC transporter permease, with amino-acid sequence MSTDTDRTNARLLARPLNWLETRSDAVFAYLLLGPAFLLLAVVAFFPLIQTFRFSLRADAILSADPFGEFIGFEHYVELLTGETLLPQQFLDPSFQTPILQQALFATLAFAILSVLLETAIGFGQALILDQDFRGRRWVRVAIIIPYAIPIVIQAMIFYLMFSTRVGFATEFMQSIGVFGSNPLSTTTDSFLIVLVADVWKTSAFMALLILAGLQSIDRQLYDVAKVTGASPWQRFKYITLPLISGPLLVAMLFRTMDAMRIYGLIDATAGCQTVPSMSCLVVTAFNETRRWASASAVAFLTAVVISVLVLLYLLGLRDSESGLT; translated from the coding sequence GTGAGCACAGATACCGACCGGACGAACGCGCGACTCCTCGCGCGTCCGTTGAACTGGCTGGAAACCCGGAGCGACGCGGTGTTCGCGTACCTGCTGCTGGGCCCAGCGTTTCTCCTGCTCGCGGTCGTCGCGTTCTTCCCGCTGATCCAGACCTTCCGGTTCTCGCTGCGCGCGGACGCGATCCTGTCGGCGGACCCGTTCGGGGAGTTCATTGGGTTCGAACACTACGTCGAGCTGTTGACCGGGGAGACCTTGCTCCCACAGCAGTTCCTTGACCCGTCCTTCCAGACGCCGATCCTGCAACAGGCGCTGTTCGCAACGCTTGCCTTTGCGATCCTCAGTGTGCTGCTCGAGACGGCGATCGGGTTCGGACAGGCGCTGATCCTCGACCAGGACTTCCGCGGGCGCCGGTGGGTCCGCGTGGCGATCATCATCCCCTACGCGATCCCGATCGTCATCCAGGCGATGATCTTCTACCTGATGTTCAGCACGCGAGTCGGCTTCGCGACGGAGTTCATGCAGTCGATCGGCGTCTTCGGGTCGAACCCGCTATCGACGACCACCGATTCGTTCCTGATCGTACTCGTCGCCGACGTCTGGAAGACATCGGCGTTCATGGCGCTGCTCATCCTCGCCGGATTGCAGAGTATCGACCGGCAGCTCTACGACGTCGCGAAGGTGACCGGTGCGTCACCTTGGCAGCGCTTCAAGTACATCACGCTGCCGCTGATCTCGGGGCCGCTGCTCGTCGCGATGTTGTTCCGCACGATGGACGCGATGCGCATCTACGGGCTGATCGACGCGACGGCCGGGTGTCAGACGGTGCCGTCGATGAGCTGTCTGGTCGTCACCGCGTTCAACGAGACCAGACGATGGGCGTCGGCGTCGGCGGTCGCGTTCCTGACGGCCGTCGTGATCAGCGTCCTCGTCCTCCTGTATCTCCTCGGCCTGCGTGACTCGGAGAGTGGTCTGACATGA
- a CDS encoding extracellular solute-binding protein produces the protein MNRYQVSSESVSGVSRRRFVKTAGAAGVALTLAGCGGGGGDGSITLTADQQYKDAEDAVVDALYDAGLSEDIDVTINAGDFESGSRREQFISGLDAGRSDPDIFMMDSGWTIPFIVRDQLVNLSEELSQETLDYVQNDYLDAAVQTASHPQSGDLYGLPLFPDYPVMHYRKDLVEDAGYDPEGENWATEPMTWQRFSEIAADTWEQSGVEYGFTTQADSYVGLSCCTFNETMTSWGGAYFGDHENLFGPIGDRPITVNEQPVHDTIRMMRSFMNGPDANNAHPDYPQITNTDILEWTEEDARAPFTNGNAVFHRNWPYAIPINFNDGEFDDADYGVMPIPYAVEEGEGSYEGTGGSSHALGGWHLTINPNSDRTDDAVQVLESFANESVMNTIFEEVGNPPPVPEVLENANPDNVGPIGNFLDTMAVAARNTVPRPVTAVWPDQSPVVAEEIHNAYLGEKSPQQAMSDLEGQLEDIEQSV, from the coding sequence ATGAATCGCTATCAGGTGAGCAGCGAGTCAGTGTCCGGAGTATCGCGCCGACGGTTCGTCAAGACAGCGGGCGCAGCGGGCGTCGCGTTGACCCTTGCGGGTTGTGGTGGCGGTGGCGGTGACGGTTCGATCACGCTCACGGCGGATCAGCAATACAAGGACGCCGAGGACGCAGTTGTCGATGCGCTGTACGACGCCGGCCTCAGCGAGGATATCGACGTCACGATCAACGCCGGCGACTTCGAAAGCGGGTCGCGCCGGGAGCAGTTCATTTCCGGTCTCGACGCGGGCCGATCCGATCCCGACATCTTCATGATGGACTCGGGGTGGACGATTCCGTTCATCGTCCGTGATCAGCTCGTCAACCTGAGCGAGGAGCTGTCCCAGGAGACGCTGGATTACGTCCAAAACGATTACCTGGACGCGGCCGTCCAGACGGCGAGCCACCCGCAATCGGGTGACCTGTACGGACTGCCGCTGTTCCCGGACTACCCGGTGATGCACTACCGGAAGGACCTCGTCGAGGACGCCGGCTACGACCCCGAAGGCGAGAACTGGGCGACCGAGCCGATGACCTGGCAGCGCTTTTCGGAGATCGCCGCGGACACCTGGGAGCAAAGCGGCGTCGAGTACGGCTTCACGACCCAGGCCGACAGCTACGTCGGACTGTCCTGCTGTACGTTCAACGAGACGATGACCTCTTGGGGCGGGGCGTACTTCGGCGACCACGAGAACCTGTTCGGACCGATCGGCGACCGGCCGATCACGGTCAACGAACAGCCGGTCCACGACACGATTCGGATGATGCGGTCGTTCATGAACGGCCCCGACGCTAACAACGCGCATCCGGACTACCCCCAGATCACGAACACGGACATCCTCGAGTGGACCGAAGAGGACGCGCGTGCACCCTTTACCAACGGCAACGCGGTCTTCCACCGCAACTGGCCCTACGCCATCCCGATCAACTTCAACGACGGCGAATTCGACGACGCGGACTACGGTGTGATGCCGATCCCCTACGCCGTCGAAGAGGGCGAGGGCAGCTACGAAGGGACTGGCGGATCGAGCCACGCCCTGGGCGGCTGGCACCTCACGATTAATCCGAACAGCGACCGGACGGACGACGCCGTCCAGGTCCTCGAGTCGTTCGCCAACGAGAGCGTGATGAACACGATCTTCGAGGAGGTCGGCAACCCGCCGCCGGTTCCGGAAGTCCTCGAGAACGCCAACCCGGACAACGTCGGTCCGATCGGGAACTTCCTGGACACGATGGCCGTCGCCGCGCGCAACACCGTGCCGCGCCCCGTGACGGCCGTCTGGCCCGACCAGTCGCCGGTCGTCGCCGAGGAGATCCACAACGCCTACCTCGGGGAGAAGTCGCCCCAGCAGGCGATGTCCGACCTCGAGGGTCAACTCGAAGACATCGAGCAGAGCGTCTAA
- a CDS encoding AGE family epimerase/isomerase: protein MAPDYSDPDWLRDRMTDVLSFYYPGCMDDENGGYIAQLDEETGRVYDGQSKHLVATARFVVNFCLGDRYDGADWCRPAAEHGVSFLREHHRDSGTGGHDWLLKGTETIDDTRVCYGHAFALLAYARAYEAGISDDAPLEEAYDVLLERFWEPEHDLCKSEFSGDFSESEDYRGQNANMHTCEAMLAAYEATGEQRYLDRAREIAHALTVRLAEETDGLLWEHYTEDWEHDFAYNRDEPRHQFRPWGYQPGHHIEWAKLLAVLDRYTDTEWALDRAVELFDDAVDHGWDDEYGGFYYTFDREGEPIVEDKYGWPVAEGIGAAAALAERTGDDRYLDWYERLWDYAEANLTAPGGNWYEKLSRTNEPYETSDGPAVEPGYHPIGACFEGLRSLTE from the coding sequence ATGGCGCCGGATTACTCCGATCCTGACTGGCTCCGGGACCGAATGACGGACGTGCTGTCGTTTTACTATCCGGGCTGTATGGACGACGAAAACGGCGGGTATATCGCACAACTCGACGAGGAGACCGGCCGGGTGTACGACGGGCAGTCGAAGCACCTCGTCGCGACCGCCAGGTTCGTCGTTAACTTCTGTCTCGGGGACCGCTACGACGGGGCCGACTGGTGCCGTCCGGCGGCCGAACACGGCGTCTCGTTTCTGCGGGAGCACCACCGCGACTCCGGGACAGGGGGGCACGACTGGCTGCTGAAGGGGACGGAGACGATCGACGACACGCGGGTTTGTTACGGACACGCGTTCGCGCTGTTGGCGTACGCTCGGGCGTACGAGGCCGGCATCAGCGACGACGCCCCCCTCGAAGAAGCCTACGACGTGCTGCTGGAGCGGTTCTGGGAGCCCGAACACGACCTCTGCAAGAGCGAGTTCTCGGGCGATTTCTCCGAGAGCGAGGACTACCGCGGACAGAACGCCAACATGCACACCTGTGAGGCGATGCTGGCCGCCTACGAGGCGACCGGCGAACAGCGGTACCTCGACCGGGCGCGGGAGATCGCCCACGCGCTGACAGTCCGGCTCGCCGAAGAGACCGACGGCCTCCTCTGGGAACACTACACCGAAGACTGGGAGCACGATTTCGCGTACAACCGCGACGAGCCGCGCCACCAGTTCCGACCGTGGGGGTATCAGCCGGGCCACCACATCGAGTGGGCCAAGCTGCTGGCCGTCCTCGATCGCTATACGGACACCGAGTGGGCGCTCGATCGAGCAGTCGAGTTGTTCGACGACGCCGTCGATCACGGCTGGGACGACGAATACGGCGGGTTCTACTACACGTTCGATCGGGAAGGCGAGCCGATCGTCGAGGACAAGTACGGCTGGCCAGTCGCCGAAGGGATCGGTGCGGCCGCCGCGCTGGCGGAGCGAACCGGGGACGATCGATACCTCGACTGGTACGAACGGCTGTGGGACTACGCGGAAGCGAACCTGACGGCACCCGGTGGCAACTGGTACGAAAAGCTGTCGCGAACGAACGAGCCCTACGAGACGTCGGACGGCCCCGCGGTCGAGCCGGGCTATCATCCGATCGGGGCGTGTTTCGAGGGGCTGCGATCGCTCACGGAGTAG
- a CDS encoding DUF4013 domain-containing protein yields the protein MLPEPLTFPFRGQRAVDVLLIGGGLHLLSVYIPVLPLIVVAGYLVTTLSTIASRDWTTRFDSLPGFDDLGEIVRRGLGATFVVGLYLSPAFVTLLVTVFGLTEQSVDPGSITLGTSLGFVAGSTASILLAMSFIYLLPAALTNYGVRGRVRAAFDPSVLRSSAADAAYFYNVVVGLVVGSVLLSAAGALQRIAVGFFLAFYAEVVVVAFWSRGVTSIAAGERDGDRAMSSGE from the coding sequence ATGCTCCCGGAACCACTGACGTTCCCGTTTCGCGGCCAGCGCGCCGTCGACGTGCTGTTGATCGGCGGCGGTCTCCATCTGCTGAGCGTCTATATTCCCGTCCTCCCGTTGATCGTGGTCGCCGGCTATCTCGTGACGACACTGTCCACGATCGCGAGCCGGGACTGGACGACCCGCTTCGACTCGCTGCCAGGGTTCGACGATCTCGGCGAAATCGTCCGTCGCGGGCTCGGGGCCACGTTCGTCGTCGGCCTCTACCTGTCGCCGGCGTTCGTGACGCTACTCGTGACGGTCTTCGGGCTCACCGAACAGTCGGTCGACCCCGGATCGATCACGCTCGGGACGTCGCTCGGGTTCGTCGCCGGCTCGACGGCGTCGATTCTGCTCGCGATGTCGTTCATCTATCTCCTGCCGGCCGCGCTGACGAATTACGGCGTTCGCGGGCGCGTCAGGGCTGCTTTCGACCCCTCGGTACTGCGCTCGTCGGCCGCCGATGCGGCCTACTTCTACAACGTCGTGGTCGGTCTCGTCGTCGGATCGGTGTTGCTTTCGGCGGCCGGAGCGCTGCAGCGGATCGCTGTCGGGTTCTTCCTCGCGTTCTACGCCGAAGTGGTCGTCGTCGCGTTCTGGTCGCGCGGTGTCACCTCCATCGCTGCCGGCGAACGAGACGGAGACCGCGCGATGTCGTCGGGCGAGTGA